The Thiorhodovibrio litoralis genome includes a window with the following:
- a CDS encoding DNA-primase RepB domain-containing protein, whose amino-acid sequence MSRLSAERPHQAMTAARHTAVMLEAWHDAGIVRADLAVRTAKATMLWFHDRSLDQLPLGLARARNVQQADIYIRPARGYPWPMVFLDDVARPMAQRIARHYAALVVQTSTLGGCHLWLRLTRALDEAQRCDVQRWLIPRVGADPGSVSGEHLGRLAGMKNAKRGGEWVNVLRRPSPQERVWDPTPALPTMAPAPPPVVNCAPRARLSTGDPSESAREWGWVCGALEAGLAPTTVYQRLLERASPRRGADAERYARYTLARAIRQSARGN is encoded by the coding sequence ATGAGCCGCTTGAGCGCTGAGCGCCCGCACCAGGCCATGACAGCGGCAAGACACACCGCCGTGATGCTTGAGGCATGGCACGACGCTGGCATCGTGCGTGCCGATTTGGCGGTGCGCACCGCCAAGGCGACGATGCTGTGGTTCCATGATCGCTCTTTGGATCAGCTTCCGTTGGGGCTGGCCAGAGCGCGCAATGTCCAACAGGCCGATATTTATATCCGTCCAGCCCGCGGCTATCCCTGGCCAATGGTGTTTCTCGATGATGTCGCACGGCCGATGGCGCAGCGCATCGCTCGGCACTATGCGGCCCTGGTGGTGCAGACTTCGACGCTCGGGGGCTGCCACCTGTGGCTACGGCTGACCCGCGCGCTCGATGAGGCGCAGCGCTGTGATGTGCAGCGTTGGCTGATCCCGCGCGTTGGCGCCGATCCGGGCTCGGTCTCCGGTGAGCACCTCGGTCGGCTCGCCGGGATGAAGAATGCCAAGCGTGGCGGGGAGTGGGTCAATGTCCTTCGGCGACCAAGCCCGCAGGAGCGCGTCTGGGATCCAACTCCGGCCTTGCCAACGATGGCTCCGGCTCCGCCGCCGGTCGTCAACTGCGCTCCACGGGCGCGCTTATCCACCGGTGATCCGTCCGAATCTGCCCGCGAATGGGGCTGGGTCTGCGGCGCTCTTGAGGCCGGCCTTGCACCGACCACGGTCTACCAACGCTTGCTCGAGCGCGCGTCCCCGCGTCGCGGAGCCGATGCCGAGCGCTATGCCCGCTACACCCTCGCTCGCGCCATTCGCCAGAGCGCTAGAGGCAACTGA
- a CDS encoding ISNCY family transposase yields MRDILRAQMQLGECDIAAIEFDCFSRDDIPRLLRGLQHIYTTEALRNEVFAILADVLPVRADGEEFVSAQTGRPGMSQWRILVLGTLRLGLNADYDRVQELANQHRLVRQMLGHSDWADEHRYSLQTLKDNLRLFTPELLARINAVVVKAGHDLVKPHPDSPLEARCDSFVVETDVHFPTDINLLQDAVRKTIETSAAFCSDHGLSDWRQSAYNIRCLKRAYRRVQQLKRSTSKDEAKRAAREEEIDAAYGAYLDIAEQFLTRARDTRYKLVVFHHVPAEQFTALNDYIDYAELFIEQIDRRVLQGERIPHAEKVFSIFEPHTEWVSKGKAGTPVELGVRVAISEDQFGFILQHRVMFGETDDQVAVPIATHLKACYPRIKSLSFDKGFHSPSNQKQLAEVIDFPVLPKKGKCNAAEREREQDPAFRRRKRRHSAVESAINALEGHGLDRCPDHGADGFERYVALAVLGRNIHRLGAILIAADAEAERRRRRQLKRAA; encoded by the coding sequence ATGCGTGACATCCTTCGTGCCCAGATGCAACTTGGCGAATGCGACATCGCTGCCATCGAGTTCGACTGCTTCTCCCGCGATGACATCCCGCGCCTGCTACGGGGCTTGCAGCACATCTACACCACCGAGGCGCTGCGCAATGAGGTCTTCGCCATCCTCGCCGATGTACTGCCGGTGCGCGCCGACGGCGAGGAGTTCGTCAGTGCCCAGACCGGGCGTCCGGGCATGTCGCAATGGCGCATTCTGGTCTTGGGCACCTTGCGCTTGGGGTTGAATGCCGACTACGACCGGGTGCAAGAACTCGCCAACCAGCATCGCCTGGTGCGCCAGATGCTCGGCCACAGCGACTGGGCCGACGAGCATCGCTACAGCCTGCAAACTCTCAAAGACAACCTGCGCCTGTTCACTCCGGAGCTGCTCGCGCGCATCAATGCCGTGGTGGTCAAGGCTGGACATGACTTGGTGAAACCGCATCCGGACTCCCCGCTGGAAGCGCGCTGCGATTCCTTCGTCGTTGAAACCGATGTGCACTTCCCCACCGACATCAATCTGCTCCAGGACGCCGTGCGCAAGACCATCGAGACCTCGGCGGCTTTCTGCAGCGACCATGGCCTGAGCGACTGGCGCCAGAGCGCCTACAACATCCGTTGCTTGAAACGAGCCTATCGGCGCGTGCAGCAACTCAAGCGCTCCACCTCCAAGGATGAAGCCAAGCGTGCGGCACGCGAAGAGGAGATCGATGCCGCTTACGGCGCTTACCTCGACATTGCCGAGCAGTTCCTCACTCGCGCCCGGGACACCCGCTACAAGCTCGTGGTGTTCCATCATGTCCCAGCCGAACAGTTCACCGCGCTCAATGATTACATCGACTATGCCGAACTGTTCATCGAACAGATCGATCGCCGTGTCTTGCAAGGCGAGCGCATCCCGCATGCCGAGAAGGTCTTCTCCATCTTCGAGCCCCATACCGAGTGGGTCAGCAAAGGCAAGGCCGGCACCCCGGTCGAGCTTGGCGTGCGCGTGGCCATCAGCGAGGATCAGTTTGGTTTCATCCTCCAGCATCGGGTGATGTTCGGTGAAACCGATGACCAAGTTGCCGTGCCCATCGCCACCCACCTCAAAGCCTGCTACCCACGCATCAAAAGCCTCAGTTTCGACAAAGGCTTTCACAGCCCCAGCAACCAAAAGCAACTCGCCGAGGTGATCGACTTCCCCGTGCTGCCCAAGAAAGGCAAGTGCAACGCCGCCGAGCGTGAGCGCGAGCAAGATCCCGCATTCCGCCGGCGCAAACGCCGGCACTCGGCGGTTGAATCAGCCATCAATGCGCTCGAAGGCCATGGTCTCGACCGCTGTCCCGACCATGGCGCGGACGGCTTCGAGCGCTATGTTGCCCTCGCGGTGCTTGGGCGCAACATCCACCGCCTCGGCGCCATCCTCATCGCCGCTGATGCCGAGGCCGAACGCCGTCGGCGCCGACAACTCAAACGCGCCGCTTAA
- a CDS encoding ExeA family protein, with product MNKTLLALYGLKFNPFSPELPTAALHRSAPVEQFCWRIEQSLIREGGFALIQGDPGTGKSAVLRLLDERLRQLPDISVGALTHPSSKVADFYREMGDLFAVDLKPHNRWGGFKILRERWLAHLETTLLRPVLLIDEAQEMHPTVLNELRLLTSMQFDSRTLLSVILAGDGRLATKLRREELLPLGSRIRTRLSMEYASREALVACLEHLQHSAGNASLMSAGLMKTLAEHALGNYRVLTTMAAELLAQAARLERAQLDEQLYLEVFGSAAGNARQRPSARAGA from the coding sequence ATGAACAAGACCCTGCTGGCCCTCTATGGACTGAAGTTCAATCCGTTCTCCCCGGAGCTGCCGACGGCGGCACTGCATCGCAGCGCGCCGGTGGAGCAGTTTTGCTGGCGCATCGAGCAGAGCCTGATCCGCGAAGGCGGTTTTGCGCTCATTCAAGGTGATCCGGGTACCGGCAAGAGTGCGGTACTGCGCCTGCTCGATGAGCGTCTGCGCCAGCTGCCCGATATCAGCGTTGGGGCGCTCACGCATCCCAGCTCGAAGGTGGCGGACTTCTACCGCGAGATGGGCGATCTGTTCGCCGTTGACCTCAAGCCCCATAACCGCTGGGGTGGCTTCAAGATCCTGCGCGAGCGCTGGCTGGCGCATCTGGAGACGACGCTGTTGCGCCCGGTGTTGCTCATCGACGAGGCGCAGGAGATGCATCCGACGGTGCTCAATGAGCTGCGTCTGCTGACCTCCATGCAGTTCGATTCGCGCACGTTGTTGAGCGTGATCCTGGCCGGCGATGGCCGCCTGGCGACCAAGCTGCGCCGTGAGGAGTTGCTGCCGCTGGGCAGTCGTATCCGTACGCGCCTGAGTATGGAGTATGCCAGTCGCGAGGCGCTGGTCGCCTGCCTGGAGCATTTACAACACAGTGCCGGCAATGCGAGTCTGATGAGCGCAGGGCTGATGAAGACGCTCGCTGAGCATGCGTTGGGCAATTATCGCGTGCTCACGACCATGGCGGCAGAATTGCTGGCGCAGGCTGCTCGGCTCGAACGCGCGCAGCTCGATGAACAACTCTACCTTGAGGTGTTTGGTTCAGCGGCGGGCAACGCCCGCCAACGCCCGAGTGCCAGGGCGGGCGCCTGA